A stretch of Flavobacterium sp. N2270 DNA encodes these proteins:
- a CDS encoding 3-hydroxyacyl-CoA dehydrogenase/enoyl-CoA hydratase family protein, translating to MKRNIKKVAVIGSGIMGSGIACHFANIGVEVLLLDIVPRELTAVEEKKGLTLESKAVRNRLVNDHLTNALKSKPSPIYHPSFANRITTGNTTDDMAKIAGVDWIIEVVVERLDIKKLVFEQVEKYRKPGTLITSNTSGIPIQFMSEGRSEDFQKHFCGTHFFNPARYLKLFEIIPGPQSSTEVLDFLNSYGEKFLGKTSVVAKDTPAFIGNRIGIFGIQSLFHQVKEMGLTVEEVDKLTGPVIGRPKSATFRTVDVVGLDTLVHVANGIYENCPNDESHELFKLPAFVNTMMENQWLGSKSGQGFYKKEGKEILALDLDTLEYRASKKASFATLELTKTIDKPIDRFKVLVKGKDKAGEFYRKNFASMFQYCSNRIPEITEDFYKIDDAMKAGFGWENGPFEIWDAIGVEKGIELMKAEGYTPAAWVNDMVASGTTSFYSVKDGATHFYSITNKKVEKIPGQDAFIILNNIRDNKKVWNNSDSIITDLGDGIINLEFTSKMNSIGAGVLQGINKAIDIAEKDYNGLVIGNQGTNFSVGANLGMIFMMAVEQEYDELNMAIKMFQDTMMRCRYSAIPVIAAPHGMTLGGGCELTMHADRAVAAAETYIGLVEFGVGVIPGGGGSKEMALRASDLFRKNDVELNVLQEYFLTVGMAKVATSAYEGFDTGVLQKGRDIVVVNKDRQIATAKQVALQMAEQGYTQAPRRKDIKVLGKQALGMFLVGTDSMEAGKYISEHDKKIANKLAYVMAGGDLSEPTLVTEQYLLDLEREAFLSLTGERKSLERIQHMLTKGKPLRN from the coding sequence CAAATATTGGTGTAGAAGTACTTTTACTAGATATTGTTCCTAGAGAATTAACGGCTGTAGAAGAAAAGAAAGGGTTAACTTTAGAAAGTAAAGCAGTTAGGAATCGTTTAGTAAACGATCATTTGACTAACGCGTTAAAATCTAAACCATCTCCAATTTATCATCCAAGTTTTGCCAATAGAATTACTACAGGTAACACAACAGATGATATGGCAAAAATTGCCGGTGTAGATTGGATTATTGAAGTAGTTGTTGAAAGACTTGATATCAAAAAACTAGTTTTCGAACAAGTTGAAAAATACAGAAAGCCTGGTACATTAATCACTTCAAACACTTCTGGAATTCCTATTCAGTTTATGAGCGAAGGAAGAAGCGAAGATTTCCAAAAACACTTTTGTGGAACGCATTTCTTCAATCCTGCTCGTTACTTAAAATTATTCGAAATTATTCCTGGTCCACAATCTTCAACAGAAGTATTGGATTTCTTAAATAGTTATGGTGAAAAATTCTTAGGAAAAACTTCAGTTGTAGCTAAAGATACTCCAGCTTTTATTGGAAATAGAATCGGAATCTTCGGAATCCAAAGTTTATTTCATCAAGTAAAAGAAATGGGATTAACGGTTGAAGAAGTAGATAAATTAACAGGTCCAGTTATTGGTCGCCCAAAATCAGCGACTTTCAGAACAGTTGATGTTGTTGGTTTAGATACTTTAGTTCACGTTGCAAACGGAATTTATGAAAATTGTCCAAACGACGAATCGCATGAATTATTCAAATTACCTGCTTTTGTTAACACAATGATGGAAAACCAATGGCTTGGAAGTAAATCGGGTCAAGGTTTCTATAAAAAGGAAGGTAAAGAAATATTAGCTTTAGATTTAGATACTTTAGAATATAGAGCCAGTAAAAAAGCATCTTTTGCTACTTTAGAATTAACAAAAACAATTGACAAACCAATTGACAGATTCAAAGTTTTAGTCAAAGGAAAAGACAAAGCAGGTGAATTCTACCGAAAAAACTTTGCTTCAATGTTCCAATATTGTTCAAACCGTATTCCTGAAATTACAGAAGATTTTTACAAAATTGACGATGCTATGAAAGCCGGTTTCGGTTGGGAAAATGGTCCTTTCGAAATTTGGGATGCCATTGGTGTTGAAAAAGGAATTGAATTAATGAAGGCGGAAGGTTATACCCCAGCTGCTTGGGTTAATGATATGGTTGCCTCTGGAACTACTTCTTTTTACTCTGTAAAAGATGGTGCTACTCACTTCTACTCTATTACCAATAAAAAAGTAGAAAAAATTCCTGGTCAAGATGCATTCATTATTTTGAATAACATTCGCGATAATAAAAAAGTATGGAACAACAGCGATTCAATCATTACCGATTTAGGGGATGGAATTATCAATTTAGAATTTACTTCAAAAATGAATTCTATTGGTGCTGGTGTTTTACAAGGAATAAACAAAGCCATAGATATTGCTGAAAAAGATTATAATGGTTTAGTTATTGGAAATCAAGGAACAAATTTCTCTGTTGGAGCTAATTTAGGAATGATTTTTATGATGGCTGTTGAGCAAGAATATGACGAATTAAACATGGCTATCAAAATGTTTCAAGATACGATGATGCGTTGTCGTTATTCTGCAATTCCTGTTATTGCTGCTCCTCATGGAATGACTCTTGGTGGTGGTTGTGAACTTACAATGCACGCTGATAGAGCTGTTGCTGCTGCTGAAACCTATATTGGTTTAGTAGAATTTGGAGTTGGTGTAATTCCTGGTGGTGGTGGTTCTAAAGAAATGGCATTAAGAGCTTCTGACCTTTTCCGTAAAAACGATGTTGAATTAAATGTTTTACAAGAATATTTCTTAACTGTTGGTATGGCGAAAGTGGCAACATCTGCTTACGAAGGTTTTGATACTGGCGTTTTACAAAAAGGTAGAGATATCGTTGTTGTTAACAAAGACCGTCAAATTGCAACTGCTAAACAAGTAGCGTTACAAATGGCAGAACAAGGTTATACGCAAGCTCCACGTAGAAAAGATATTAAAGTACTTGGAAAACAAGCTTTAGGTATGTTCTTGGTTGGAACTGATAGTATGGAAGCAGGAAAGTATATTTCGGAGCACGATAAGAAAATTGCAAACAAATTAGCGTATGTAATGGCTGGTGGGGATTTATCAGAACCTACTCTAGTAACAGAACAGTATTTATTAGATTTAGAAAGAGAAGCATTTTTATCACTTACAGGTGAAAGAAAATCTTTGGAAAGAATCCAACACATGTTAACTAAAGGGAAACCGTTAAGAAACTAA
- a CDS encoding acetyl-CoA C-acyltransferase, translating to MKTAYIVKAYRTAVGKAPKGVFRFKRPDELAAETIEYMMAELPNFDKTRIDDVMVGNAMPEAEQGLNVGRLISLMGLKVEDVPGVTVNRYCASGIETIGMATAKIQSGMADCIIAGGAESMSYIPMGGYKPTPDYKVANAGHEDYYWGMGLTAEAVANQFKVSREDQDEFAFKSHMKALKAQAEGRFDDQIVPITVNETFVNENGKKETRSYVVNKDEGPRAGTSVEALAKLRPVFAADGSVTAGNSSQMSDGAAFVLVMSEEMVKELNLEPIARLVNFASAGVEPRIMGIGPVKAIPKALKQAGLKQSDIDLFELNEAFASQSLAVIRELGLNPDIVNVNGGAIALGHPLGCTGAKLSVQLFDEMRKRGNAKYGMVTMCVGTGQGTAGIYEFLK from the coding sequence ATGAAAACAGCATATATAGTAAAAGCATATAGAACTGCAGTTGGTAAAGCACCAAAAGGAGTTTTTCGTTTCAAAAGACCTGATGAATTGGCTGCTGAAACAATTGAATACATGATGGCAGAATTACCAAACTTCGACAAAACTCGTATTGATGATGTTATGGTTGGTAATGCAATGCCAGAAGCAGAACAAGGTTTAAACGTTGGTCGTTTAATTTCCTTAATGGGATTAAAAGTCGAAGATGTACCAGGTGTTACAGTAAATAGATATTGCGCATCAGGAATTGAAACTATTGGAATGGCAACAGCTAAAATTCAATCAGGAATGGCAGATTGTATCATCGCTGGTGGTGCAGAAAGCATGAGTTATATTCCAATGGGAGGTTACAAACCAACTCCTGATTATAAAGTGGCTAATGCAGGTCATGAAGATTATTATTGGGGAATGGGATTGACAGCTGAAGCAGTTGCAAATCAGTTCAAAGTTTCTCGTGAAGATCAGGATGAATTTGCCTTTAAATCGCATATGAAAGCTTTAAAAGCTCAAGCTGAAGGTAGATTTGATGATCAAATTGTTCCTATTACTGTAAACGAAACTTTCGTGAATGAAAACGGTAAAAAAGAAACGCGTTCATACGTAGTAAATAAAGATGAAGGTCCAAGAGCAGGTACTTCAGTTGAAGCTTTAGCAAAATTACGTCCAGTATTTGCTGCTGATGGAAGTGTAACTGCTGGAAACTCATCTCAAATGAGTGATGGAGCAGCATTTGTATTGGTAATGAGTGAAGAAATGGTAAAAGAATTAAATCTTGAACCAATTGCACGTTTAGTAAACTTTGCATCTGCAGGTGTTGAGCCAAGAATAATGGGTATTGGACCCGTAAAAGCGATTCCAAAAGCCCTAAAACAAGCAGGTTTAAAACAATCAGATATTGATTTATTTGAATTAAACGAAGCTTTCGCTTCTCAATCATTAGCCGTTATTCGTGAATTAGGTTTAAATCCTGATATCGTAAACGTAAATGGTGGGGCAATTGCGTTAGGTCACCCTCTTGGTTGTACAGGTGCAAAATTATCAGTTCAATTATTTGATGAAATGCGTAAGCGTG